The Sebastes umbrosus isolate fSebUmb1 chromosome 10, fSebUmb1.pri, whole genome shotgun sequence nucleotide sequence CGGAGATCCGCAGACAGGTACCCGGTCTGTTTATCCTCAACTTGACGCTTTGCAACCTGTTGCTGAGCGTGTCCAACATGCCTCTAACTCTGGTCGGACTCATCACCACCATGGGCCACCCAGGAGGAGGATTGTGCCAGATCGTGGGTTTCCTGGACACTTTTCTCACCACTAACGCGATGCTCAGCATGGCAGCTCTCAGCATCGACAGATGGGTGGCTGTGGTGTTCCCCCTGAGCTACCACTCGAGGATCCGGCACCGGGACGCGGTGATGGCGCTGATGTATACCTGGATCCACTCGCTCTGCTTCTCCACGGTGGCCACCTGGCGCTCCTGGGTCGGCTACCATCACCTTTACGCATCGTGCACATTGTGTAATGGCAGGGCGAAGGGAGCTGGGATGCAGTTCGTGGTCTTCAACGTGGCTCTGCACTCTCTCACTTTCCTCCTCACGCTGGTCGTGTTGTGCGTAACGTACTTGAAAGTGCTGAAAGTTGCGAGGTTTCACTGTAAGCGCATCGACGTGATCACCATGCAGACGCTGGTGCTGCTCGTGGATATTCACCCCAGGTAAACAAACATTAGAGATGTGaactctagtctgatccatgtGTCCTTT carries:
- the LOC119496053 gene encoding G-protein coupled receptor 26-like, producing MHSSSKVWIFLEEAIMDASDVVASVLVLGIIIVSLLSNVVVLICFLYNPEIRRQVPGLFILNLTLCNLLLSVSNMPLTLVGLITTMGHPGGGLCQIVGFLDTFLTTNAMLSMAALSIDRWVAVVFPLSYHSRIRHRDAVMALMYTWIHSLCFSTVATWRSWVGYHHLYASCTLCNGRAKGAGMQFVVFNVALHSLTFLLTLVVLCVTYLKVLKVARFHCKRIDVITMQTLVLLVDIHPSVRQKCLDEQKRRRQRATKKISTFIGTFVVCFSPYVITRIVELFSPWPISPHWGVLSKCLAYSKAASDPFVYSLLRNQYRKTCNLLANKVLKRSPLNSSSLRMENGAGRSSTSNTTNNVQPAANKPQ